The nucleotide window GCCGAACTGGCCGACTTCGCCATCTTCACCGAAGAAGATCACCGCAGCGAGAACCTGGGGGCCATCCTGCGAACCATGGCCCAAGCCCACGGCGATCCCAGGCGGCACGTATGCATCGGCGACCGGCGGTCAGCCATCCGCCATGCCGTCGAAAACGCCCGATCCGGCGATACCCTGCTGTTCTCGGGCAAGGGGCACGAGCGCACCCTCGAGCGCGGCACCGAGACGATCCCCTGGAACGAGGTGGAGGAAGTGAGGGCTGCACTGCGCGGGTATCGGGTTCAAGGGGATGGGTAAAGGGAGGCGTGGGGCTCGTGCCAAGGCGCCTTGCGTTCCCCTGGCAGTAGACTTATATCCATGCACCGCGACATCCTCGTCCGCTGGCTGGACGAATTTCTCAAGAGCAGGGAGATCACCCAACAAATGCGCGACCCCTCGCTTAACGGGCTCCAGGTCGAAGGGAACGAGCAGGTTCACAAGGTCGGCGCAGCGGTAGATGCCGCCCAGGCCACCATCGACAAGGCCCGCGAGCAAGGCGTGGACTTCATGATCGTGCATCACGGACTGTTCTGGGGCGGGGCTATGCCGGTGGTGGGCATCCACAAGCGGCGCCTCGAGGCCCTCTTCCAGGGGGGCATCAGCCTCTACGCCTCCCACCTGCCCCTCGACGTGCACCCCGAGGTGGGCAACAATGCCGTGATCGCCCAGGCTTTGGGGCTGCAAAACCTCGAGCCCTTCGAGGTGGGGTTCATCGGCAGCTTGTTCCGGCCCCATACCCTTTCCGAGATCGGCGACCGACTGGGCCAGATCACCGGGATGCAGTGCCTCATCCACCAGGGCGGCCCCAACGAGGTCACCCGGGTGGCGGTGATCTCGGGCTCGGCCTCCGACTACGTGGCCCAGGCCAAGGCCGCCGGGGCCGAGTTGCTCATCACCGGCGAGCCCAAGCACCAGAACTTCCACCCCACCTTCGAGCTGGGCATGAACGCCATCTACGCCGGGCACTACGACACCGAGACCTTCGGCGTGAAGGCCCTGGCCGAGCGCATCGAGCGCGAGTTCGGGCTGCCTTGGGTCTTCCTCGAGCACCCCACGGGGCTTTGAATGGCGGGGCTGTTCATCAGCTTCGAGGGGCCCGAAGGTGCGGGCAAGAGCACGCAGGTGCGACTGCTGGCAAAGTGGCTGCGCGCGCAGGGCCGCGCGGTGCTCACCACCCGCGAGCCCGGCGACGGCGGCGCGGTGGGGGCTGAGATCCGCCGATTGCTGCTGCACCACCACGACATGACCCCCGAGGCCGAGTACCTGCTCTACTCCGCCGACCGCGCCGAGCACGTGCGCACGGTGTTGCGCCCGGCCCTCGAGCGCGGCGAGGTGGTGCTGTGCGACCGCTACCTCGACTCCTCGCTGGCCTACCAGGGCTACGGGCGCGGGCTGCCGCTGGAGTGGCTGCGGGCGGTGGCCGAGGGCGCGACGGGCGGGCTCAAGCCCCACCGCACCTTTTTGCTCGACCTACCGCCCGAGGTGGGGCTGCGGCGCTTCGACAGTCGCGACCGCCTCGAGCGCGAGCCCTTAGCGTTCCACCATCGCCTGCGGCAGGGCTACCTCGAGCTCGCCCGCCTCGAGCCCGAGCGCTTCGTGGTGCTGGATGCCACCCAGAGCGTGGAGGCCATACAACAAAGCCTGCGTTCATCTTTGGTCCCTATGCTGTAGCCATGCGCCGCCTGATCCTGTTCGTCTGTCTGACCCTGCTGCTGGGGGCTTCGGCCTCCGTGACGGCCCACGAGGGCAACGGCTCGGTTCCCGTCTACGGCTTCAAGCTACTCAAGATGTATCCCCACGACCCCACCGCCTTCACCCAGGGGCTCATCTACCACGATGGCTTCCTCTACGAGGGAACCGGGCTCAACGGGCGCTCAGAGATCCGCAAGGTGGACCTCCAGACCGGCAAGGTGCTCCAGCGCCAGCCCCTCCCCTCGGAGTACTTTGGGGAGGGCATCACCCTGTTCGAGGGCAAGATCTACCAGCTCACCTGGACCAGCAAGAAGGGCTTCATCTACGACCTCGCCACCTTCAAGCAGACCGGCACCTTCAGCTACGCCACCGAGGGCTGGGGCCTGACCCACGACGGCCACCAGCTCATCATGAGCGACGGCACCGACCGGCTGTTCTTCCTCGACCCCAAGACGCTCAAGCCCGTCCGCACCGTCAAGGTGACGGCAGGGGGCGAGCCGGTGGTGCGGCTGAACGAGCTCGAGTACATCCAGGGCCTCATCTACGCCAACGTCTGGCAGACCAACCGCATCGCCATCATCGACCCCAAGGACGGGCACGTGGAGGCCTGGATCGACCTCAGCAGGCTCGCCATGCTCATCACCAAGGCCGACGTGCTCAACGGCATCGCCTACGACGAGCAGGGCAAGCGGCTGTTCGTGACGGGCAAGCTGTGGCCCTATTTGTTCGAGATCGAGCTGGTGAGGTAGGTGGTAGCTATCGGCTATGGGCTATCCGCGAATTACCCCTTGACCCCGGTGAGCACCACCCCCTCGATGATCTGGCGCTGGAAGATGAAGAACACGATGAGCACCGGGATCACCGCGAGGCTGCTGGCCGCCATGATCAGGTGCCAAGCGGTACCCGCCTCGCCCGAGAAGAGCGCCACGCCCACGGGCAGGGTGCGCATTTCGGGGGTCTGGATGATCACCAGCGGCCACAAGAAGGCGTTCCAGTTGCCCAAAAAGGTGAAGATACCCAGCGCCGCCAGCGCCGGGCGCACCAGCGGGAAGGCCACCCGCCAGAACACCCCGAACTCGCTCAGGCCGTCGATGCGGCCCGCGTCGAGCAGGTCGCTGGGCAGCGACTCGAAGAACTGGCGCATGAGGAAGACGCCGAAGGCGCTGAGGAGGCCGGGGAACAGGATGCCCCAGAAGGTGTTGACCCAGCCGTAGTCCACGCTCATGACGTACCAGGGGATGATGAGCATCTCGGTGGGCACCATCAGCGTGGCCAGGATCGTCACGAAGATCAGGTTCTTGCCGGGGAAGCGCAGCTTGGCCAGGGTGTAACCCACCAGGCTGTCGAAGAACAACACCGAGACGGTGGTGAGGCTCGCTACGACCAAGCTGTTGAGGAACCAGCGGGGGAACTGGGTGCCAAAGAGCACCTCGCGGTAGTTCTCGAGCGTCGGCTCCCGCGGTAGCCAGCGCAGCTCGAAGAGCTCCTGGAAACTCTTGAGCGAGGTCAGGATCATCCAGACGAAGGGAAAGACCATGGCCAGAGCACCCAGCGTCAGCAGGGTGTAGACGAAGAAGGAGGAAAGGCGTTTATTCATCTCGGGTACCCCGCGCCGGCCCTTTCCCCTCCCCTACCTGGCCGCCTGCCGGGCTGGTGGTGGCGAACATCAGTACTCCACCCTCCGCGACAGCAGCCGCAGTTGGACCAAGGTAATGAGCAGGATGATCCCAAACAGCAGCACCGTGATGGCCGCTGCGTAGCCCAAGTCGAAGCGCCCAAAAGCCTGCTGGTAGATGTACAACGCCACCGTGAGCGTGCTGTGGAGGGGCCCGCCCTGATCGGTGAAACTGAGGTTGACCACCTGGGTAAACAGTTGCAGGAAGCCGATGGTGCCGATCACCGCCGAGAACACCATCACCGGGTTCAAGAGCGGCAGCGTGATGTGGCGGAAAAGCCGCCAATCATCGGCCCCGTCGATGCGGGCGGCTTCGTAGTAGTCGCGGGGGATGTTCTGCAAGCCTGCCAGGAACAGCACCACCTGAAAACCCAGGTTCTGCCAGACCACCACCGCCGTCACGGTGGGCAGGGCCAGGCTGGGGTTGCGCAAAAAGTCCTGCGCCGGGAGCCCAAGCAGCCGCAGCAGTTCGTTGACCACGCCGAAGTTGGCCGAGAGCATCCAGCTAAACACCCAAGCCACCGCCACCGCCGGGGTCACATAGGGTGCGAAGTAGATGGCGCGGAACACGTCGCGCAGCCGCTCGCGGGTCACGGCGTTGAGCAGCAGGGCGATGCCCAGCCCCAATACCAACTGAGCCGGCACCCCGATGAGGGTGTAGAGCAGGGTGTTGCGCAGCGAGCGGGCAAGGAGGGGATCCTGGGCCATCTGGGCGTAGTGCTCGAGCCCCACAAAAACCCGCTTGCTGGGGTCGGCGTTCCAGTCGTACAGCGACAGCCACAACGCCTGGAAGGCAGGCCAGATACGGATGAAGAGGAAGAAGGCCAGCGGGATGAGCAGGAAGGTATAAGCCCACAGGGCTTCGCGGGCAGCCAGACTGAGCTGGAATCGCTTCATAGGAAGGCTTCGGGATGCAGGGGAACGGGGCCTCCGACCCCGTTCCCCTCAACCCTGCTCTACTTGTAGAAACCGTCGAGGATCTTCTGTTCCTCTTCCGCCGCCATCTTCCACGACTGCGCGGGGTCCATGTTCTGCAGGAGCACCCGGTTGATGGCGTTGACGATCACCGTGCGCTGGGCGGCTTCGTCCACGAAGGGAGTAGCCTTGGCATAGGAGAGGCTGAGGATGAAGGGCCCGTAGACGGGGTCGAGCGAGAGCTTGGGGTCTTTGATCAGCTCCTTGCGGGCGGGAAGCTCGCCCACCTTCTCCAACCAGTAGCGCTGCGCCTCCGCCGAGGTGATGAAGTTGAGGAACTTGACGCTGGCCTCGAGCTTAGGCCCCTTGGCCAGCGGGGTGATGCCGTGGAGCCAAAAGGAGCCGAAGTTGGCCTTGCGCCCCCCGGCCTTCTCCAGCGGCAGCTCGGCCACGCCCCAGTTGAACTTGGCCCCGCTGCGGATGGTGCCGATGGCAAAGGAACCATCGATGATCATGCCGATCTTGCCGGCGATGAAACCGTCGCGGTAGCCGTTGTTGCCGGGGAAGAAGTTGGGAATGCCGATGCCATGCTTCTTGACCCAGTCGGTGTACATGGTGAAGGCCTTGAGCCCCTCAGGCCCCCCAAAGAGCACCTTGCGCCCGTCGTCGGAATAGGGCCGCCCGCCCATCTGGCGCAGCAGCACCTCGCGCACGAGGTGGTGGTCCTGCCCGTCCGGGGAGATGCCATAGCCGATCTGGGTGTAGCGGTCGCCCTGCTTGACGGTGAGCTTCTTGCCGGCCTCGATGAACTCGGCCCAGGTTTTAGGGGGCTTGCCGATGCCCGCTTGCTGGAAGAGGTCCTTGTTGTAAAACAGCGCCAGGCTGCGCACCGCGGTGGGCAAACCGTAGTACTTACCGTCGATCTTGGCGCTCTGGGCCATGCTGACAAATTCGCTGTCGATCTGCTTGGGGTTGATCAGGCTCTCCGGCAGCGGAACCAGGTAACCCGCTTTGACCCAGGTGGGCAGCCAACCGTAGAAGAGGTTGACCACGTCGGGGCCCTGTCCTGCTGGGATGGAAGAACCCACCTTCTGCTGGTAGGCGTCGTAGGGGAAAGTCTGATGCACGACCTTGATGCCCGGATTGGCCGCCTCGAAGCGCTTGATCAGTTCGTCGATGGCCTCGATCTTGCTCTTGAAGTCGTACTGCCAATAGGTGATGGTCACCTGGGCCTGAGCGCTCATCAGCCCGAAGGCCAGCAAGCTCACCCACAACGCTCGAGCGTGAATGAAAGATCTGAGCATGAGGAATTCCTCCTTGCGCAAGCAGAAGCTTTAGGTCGAAACCTGCGTGCCCAGTTTACCGCCTTAGCCCCAAGGGATCACAAGTACACTCCCTCACATTGCGCACAAGCCGGAGGCAGGAAGCGGTAAGCCACCATCCGTCAAAGCGTTTTGCGTCTGGCATACGACTGACGCCCGGCCATCGGCCACCAACCCACCTCACCGCGTCGGAGCCGTCTGGTTGAGCGTTTGCAGGTTCCGCAAGTCGAGCAGGTAGTTGCCATCGGCGGGCAGCAGCACAGTGTTGATGCCAGGCGCGAGCTTCTCGGCCACGGTGAGCTGGATGACCTCGGGGGAGCGGCGCAGGGCCTCCCCACGCAACTGGATGGCCCGCGCTTCGCCTTCGGCCTTTAAGATGGCCGCGTCGCGCTCGCCCTTGGCCTGAACCACCGCCCGCTGAGCGTCGATCTCAGCCTGGCGGCGGCGATTCTCCGCGACCTGGACCTGCTGCTCGGCGGTCTGCTTCTCCTCGATGACCTTGGCCACCGACTGGGGAATGTCGATGCGGCGTAGCAAGACCGAGACCAGCTCGACGTGCTGGGCGCCCAGGTCCTCGGAGAGCTCGCGGGTGACGGCGGCCTCGAGCTGGGTGCGTTGGGTACTGATGAGGTCAGCGGCGTTGAACAGGCCCACCGCGTCGCGCACCTTGCTGCGAATCTGGGGCACCACCAGGGTATCGACGTAGCCCGGCCCCACATTTTGATGCAAAAGCGCCGCCTCGCCGCGCTTGATGCGGTACTGCACGGTCACGTCTACCCCGATCTCTAAGCCTTCCTTGCTGCGGGCGGTGATGGCCTCCTCGCTGGGACCGGGTTGCCGCGTGCCGGGGGTGGGCATCGCCAGCGTCACCTCTTTGAGCCGTGCGTCGTAGAGCACCACGCTCTGGATGCCGGGAATCACGATGCGAAAGCCCTCGCCCAGCGGGGTGGGCTGCACCCCGCCGAAGATGTTGAACACCACCCCCACGTGCCCGGCGGGGATCACCACGAAGCTCTGCGACAGCACGGCGGCTACCAGGCCCACGATAGCGACCACGCCGCCCAGGCTGCGCCGCCCAGGTTGAACCAGCAAAACGATCCCGAGGATGAGCAGGGCAATGCCGATGAGTGTTAGCATGTTTTCCTCCTCAGCCCTCAGAATACGGGAGCAAAACGCGTTGACCCAGATAAACTACTCCCGTGAACCACACTCCTGCCGAGACGCTGCTGCGCATGTACTACGACCGCTTCAACGCCCGCGACGTCGAGGGCTTCCTCCAGCTCCTCAGCGACAACGTGGTCCACGAGATCAGCCAGGGGCCTGTCGAGCGGGGCAAGGAGGCCTTCCGGGCTTTCCTCGAGCGCATGAACCGCTGCTACCGCGAACGGGTTTACGACCTGATGGTCATGGTGAGTGCCGATGGCAGCCGCGCCGCCGCCGAGTTCATGCTAGAGGGAGAATACCTCCAGACCGACGGCGATCTCCCCCCGGCCCGCGGCCAGAGGTACACCCTACGGGTGGGAGCCTTCTTCGAGTTCGAGAGCGGCAAAATCGCCCGCGTCTCCAACCACTACAACCTCCAGGACTGGATCGCCCAGGTGTCCCAATGAGCCTACAGCTTCTGGTACTCAGCGCAAACGAGGTCGAAGCCTTTATCCCCGAGCTGGCACGGCTGCGCATCGAGGTGTTCCGCGAGTTCCCCTACCTCTACCAGGGGAGCCTCGAGTATGAGCGGCGCTACCTCGAGAAGTTCCTCCACCTCCCCCAGAGCACCCTCATCGTCGTGCAGGACGATGGCCGGGTGGTGGGGGCTTCCACCGCCCTGCCCCTCTCACAGGCCGAAGCGGAGTTCCAAGAGCCCTTCCGCCAGGCCGGGCTCGAGCCCGCCGAGTGGTACTACTTCGGGGAGAGCGTGCTCGAGCGCCCCTATCGGGGCCGGGGCTTAGGGGTGGAGTTCTTCAGGCAGCGCGAGGCCAGGGCCAGGGCGCTGGGTTACGCCAACACCACCTTTTGCGCGGTGCTGCGCCCCGCCGACCATCCCCGCCGCCCCGCCGACTACCGCCCGCTCGACGCCTTCTGGGAGCGCCAGGGCTACCGCAAGCGCCCCGACCTCCTCGCCCACTTCAGCTGGCAGGACCTCGATGAGGCCCAGGAAAGCCTCAAACCGATGGTGTTTTGGGTCAAGAACTTCCGATAAGCTATCCCCATGCCGCACCCCTTCGACCAGCTCAAGCTCGAGGAGGTCAGGGGCTCCCACTCGGTCAAGTGGAGCCTTTTTCCTCAAGACGTGCTGCCCCTGTGGGTGGCCGACATGGATTATCCCATCGCCGAGCCCATCGTGCAGGCCATTGGGGCCAGGCTTTCCAAGCGCATCGGCTACCCGCAAGGCGCGGGCGATCCCGAGTTGCTCGATGCGATCATCGCCAAACAGGAGCGCATGGGCCTCAAGGGTTTGCAGCGGGAGAACCTGTGGCTCACCAGCAGCGTGGTGCCGGGCATCTACGCCAGCGTACTGGCCCTGAGCAGCGTGGGCGAGGAGGCGATCACCCAGGTACCGGTCTATCACCCCTTCCTGCTGGCGCTGAGCGACTACGGGCGGGTGACTAAAGCCAACCCCATGCAGCCAGGCCCTTCGGGGTGGGAAATCGACTTCGAGCAGCTAAAGAGCCTGGTCACTCCGGCTACCCGTTTGCTGATGCTGTGCAACCCGCAAAACCCCACCGGACGGGTGTTCACCCGCGGCGAGCTGGAGCAACTGGCCGAGTTCGCCCTCGAGCACCGCCTGTGGGTGATGGTAGACGAGCTGTGGGCCGACCTGATCTACGAGGGAGAGCACGTCCCCTTCGCCTCCCTCTCCGAGGAAATCGCCCAGCGCACCGTCACCCTCACCGGCCCCTGCAAAGCCTTCAACACCGCCGGGCTGGGGGGCGGAGTGGCCATCAGTCACAACAAGGCGATCTTAGAGCGCATGCAGAGCGTCAGCAAGGGCGTAGGGGGACACCCCAACGTGCTGTCGATGGCGGCCTGGTTGGCGGCCTTGCAACACGGCCAGCCCTGGCTCCAGGAAACGCTGGCCTACCTCAAGGCCAACCGCGACTTCCTGAGCCGCTTCCTGGCCGAGAGGCTACCCGAGGTGAGGTACGTCCCGCCCCAGGCCACCTACCTCGCCTGGCTGGACTTCCGGGCGCTGGGCCTGGAGGACCCTCACAAATTCGCACTCGAGCAGGCCAGGGTGGCCCTCAACGACGGCGTGATCTTCGGGGAGGGATTCAAAGGTTATCTGCGGCTCAACTTCGCCACCAGCCGACCCCTGCTGCAGGAGGCCCTGGAACGCCTGGCAGGGGCGCTGAAGGGGTCGATGATCGATCGCCAAGGGCACTAATACGACCGCTGAAGCGCCTTCAGTCCCTGTCCCTCGAGCCAGCCTACCAGCCAGGCCACCGCCTGCTGCACGCCCTTGGTCACCAGCGGGGCCCCGAAGCGGCTGATGCCCACGTATAGCCCGTGGGTGCTGGGGCGGGCCTCGAGCAGCACATCCTGGGTGAGATCTTCCTCCTCGAGGTGGGTGAGGAAGAGGTAACCGCCGCCGAGCTCGCGTGCGGCCTCCAGCAGCACCGCCGTGCCGCCGTCGAAGCGGATGACCTGTTTGTCGAAGGACGTGAGTTCGGGCAGGGTGCCCTCCATCAGGGCGTGGGCCATTTCAAACCTCTCGAGCAGGGGCCAGGGTTCGGGGTCTTCGCCGGTCTTGGTGAAGACCGCGTGGTAGAAGCTGCGGCCCTGTTCCTTCCACTTCAGGGCGTACTTGGTCTGCAAATGGTGTTCGGGCGGGGGCGGGGTCTCGACGGCGAAGAGGCCGCTGGCACGGGCTTCGGCCTGGGCAAATTTCCAGTATTCCTCGTGGTCGGTGGTCAGCAGCAAGGTGCCACCCTCCGCGAGCCGGGTGGAGAGGCGGCGGAAGAAGGAGCGTTGCAGCAGGCGGTTCTCCTCGTGCTTGGCCTTGGGCCAGGGGTCGGGGAAGTTGACGTAGACTCGGCTCAGGCCGCGCAGGGGAACGAGGTTGCGCAGGGCAAAGCTCGCCTGGCCGTGATACAGTCGCACGCTGGCGATGTTCTCCCGCCGCAGCCGCTTGAGGGCGCGGGCCACGCTGGCCGCCGAGATCTCCACGCCCAGGATGTTCCACTGCGGGTGGCGTCGGGCGATCTCGGCGGTGAAGCGGCCATCGCCGTGGCCGACCTCGAGCACCAACTCCCCTTCTCGGCCCCAAACTTCGGCGGGGGAAAGGGGAAAATTCAGGGTCCCAGGACGCAGCAGCAACACGCTTTCACCTTCGCGAAAAAACGCCAAAGGTTTTTGGCCTTCGGCGTTCGGAAG belongs to Calidithermus timidus DSM 17022 and includes:
- a CDS encoding Nif3-like dinuclear metal center hexameric protein yields the protein MHRDILVRWLDEFLKSREITQQMRDPSLNGLQVEGNEQVHKVGAAVDAAQATIDKAREQGVDFMIVHHGLFWGGAMPVVGIHKRRLEALFQGGISLYASHLPLDVHPEVGNNAVIAQALGLQNLEPFEVGFIGSLFRPHTLSEIGDRLGQITGMQCLIHQGGPNEVTRVAVISGSASDYVAQAKAAGAELLITGEPKHQNFHPTFELGMNAIYAGHYDTETFGVKALAERIEREFGLPWVFLEHPTGL
- the tmk gene encoding dTMP kinase, whose product is MAGLFISFEGPEGAGKSTQVRLLAKWLRAQGRAVLTTREPGDGGAVGAEIRRLLLHHHDMTPEAEYLLYSADRAEHVRTVLRPALERGEVVLCDRYLDSSLAYQGYGRGLPLEWLRAVAEGATGGLKPHRTFLLDLPPEVGLRRFDSRDRLEREPLAFHHRLRQGYLELARLEPERFVVLDATQSVEAIQQSLRSSLVPML
- a CDS encoding glutaminyl-peptide cyclotransferase is translated as MRRLILFVCLTLLLGASASVTAHEGNGSVPVYGFKLLKMYPHDPTAFTQGLIYHDGFLYEGTGLNGRSEIRKVDLQTGKVLQRQPLPSEYFGEGITLFEGKIYQLTWTSKKGFIYDLATFKQTGTFSYATEGWGLTHDGHQLIMSDGTDRLFFLDPKTLKPVRTVKVTAGGEPVVRLNELEYIQGLIYANVWQTNRIAIIDPKDGHVEAWIDLSRLAMLITKADVLNGIAYDEQGKRLFVTGKLWPYLFEIELVR
- a CDS encoding carbohydrate ABC transporter permease, translated to MNKRLSSFFVYTLLTLGALAMVFPFVWMILTSLKSFQELFELRWLPREPTLENYREVLFGTQFPRWFLNSLVVASLTTVSVLFFDSLVGYTLAKLRFPGKNLIFVTILATLMVPTEMLIIPWYVMSVDYGWVNTFWGILFPGLLSAFGVFLMRQFFESLPSDLLDAGRIDGLSEFGVFWRVAFPLVRPALAALGIFTFLGNWNAFLWPLVIIQTPEMRTLPVGVALFSGEAGTAWHLIMAASSLAVIPVLIVFFIFQRQIIEGVVLTGVKG
- a CDS encoding carbohydrate ABC transporter permease; translation: MKRFQLSLAAREALWAYTFLLIPLAFFLFIRIWPAFQALWLSLYDWNADPSKRVFVGLEHYAQMAQDPLLARSLRNTLLYTLIGVPAQLVLGLGIALLLNAVTRERLRDVFRAIYFAPYVTPAVAVAWVFSWMLSANFGVVNELLRLLGLPAQDFLRNPSLALPTVTAVVVWQNLGFQVVLFLAGLQNIPRDYYEAARIDGADDWRLFRHITLPLLNPVMVFSAVIGTIGFLQLFTQVVNLSFTDQGGPLHSTLTVALYIYQQAFGRFDLGYAAAITVLLFGIILLITLVQLRLLSRRVEY
- a CDS encoding extracellular solute-binding protein; the protein is MLRSFIHARALWVSLLAFGLMSAQAQVTITYWQYDFKSKIEAIDELIKRFEAANPGIKVVHQTFPYDAYQQKVGSSIPAGQGPDVVNLFYGWLPTWVKAGYLVPLPESLINPKQIDSEFVSMAQSAKIDGKYYGLPTAVRSLALFYNKDLFQQAGIGKPPKTWAEFIEAGKKLTVKQGDRYTQIGYGISPDGQDHHLVREVLLRQMGGRPYSDDGRKVLFGGPEGLKAFTMYTDWVKKHGIGIPNFFPGNNGYRDGFIAGKIGMIIDGSFAIGTIRSGAKFNWGVAELPLEKAGGRKANFGSFWLHGITPLAKGPKLEASVKFLNFITSAEAQRYWLEKVGELPARKELIKDPKLSLDPVYGPFILSLSYAKATPFVDEAAQRTVIVNAINRVLLQNMDPAQSWKMAAEEEQKILDGFYK
- a CDS encoding prohibitin family protein, producing the protein MLTLIGIALLILGIVLLVQPGRRSLGGVVAIVGLVAAVLSQSFVVIPAGHVGVVFNIFGGVQPTPLGEGFRIVIPGIQSVVLYDARLKEVTLAMPTPGTRQPGPSEEAITARSKEGLEIGVDVTVQYRIKRGEAALLHQNVGPGYVDTLVVPQIRSKVRDAVGLFNAADLISTQRTQLEAAVTRELSEDLGAQHVELVSVLLRRIDIPQSVAKVIEEKQTAEQQVQVAENRRRQAEIDAQRAVVQAKGERDAAILKAEGEARAIQLRGEALRRSPEVIQLTVAEKLAPGINTVLLPADGNYLLDLRNLQTLNQTAPTR
- a CDS encoding ketosteroid isomerase-related protein — its product is MNHTPAETLLRMYYDRFNARDVEGFLQLLSDNVVHEISQGPVERGKEAFRAFLERMNRCYRERVYDLMVMVSADGSRAAAEFMLEGEYLQTDGDLPPARGQRYTLRVGAFFEFESGKIARVSNHYNLQDWIAQVSQ
- a CDS encoding GNAT family N-acetyltransferase, with the protein product MSLQLLVLSANEVEAFIPELARLRIEVFREFPYLYQGSLEYERRYLEKFLHLPQSTLIVVQDDGRVVGASTALPLSQAEAEFQEPFRQAGLEPAEWYYFGESVLERPYRGRGLGVEFFRQREARARALGYANTTFCAVLRPADHPRRPADYRPLDAFWERQGYRKRPDLLAHFSWQDLDEAQESLKPMVFWVKNFR
- a CDS encoding MalY/PatB family protein, with amino-acid sequence MPHPFDQLKLEEVRGSHSVKWSLFPQDVLPLWVADMDYPIAEPIVQAIGARLSKRIGYPQGAGDPELLDAIIAKQERMGLKGLQRENLWLTSSVVPGIYASVLALSSVGEEAITQVPVYHPFLLALSDYGRVTKANPMQPGPSGWEIDFEQLKSLVTPATRLLMLCNPQNPTGRVFTRGELEQLAEFALEHRLWVMVDELWADLIYEGEHVPFASLSEEIAQRTVTLTGPCKAFNTAGLGGGVAISHNKAILERMQSVSKGVGGHPNVLSMAAWLAALQHGQPWLQETLAYLKANRDFLSRFLAERLPEVRYVPPQATYLAWLDFRALGLEDPHKFALEQARVALNDGVIFGEGFKGYLRLNFATSRPLLQEALERLAGALKGSMIDRQGH
- the trmB gene encoding tRNA (guanine(46)-N(7))-methyltransferase TrmB, with translation MLLRPGTLNFPLSPAEVWGREGELVLEVGHGDGRFTAEIARRHPQWNILGVEISAASVARALKRLRRENIASVRLYHGQASFALRNLVPLRGLSRVYVNFPDPWPKAKHEENRLLQRSFFRRLSTRLAEGGTLLLTTDHEEYWKFAQAEARASGLFAVETPPPPEHHLQTKYALKWKEQGRSFYHAVFTKTGEDPEPWPLLERFEMAHALMEGTLPELTSFDKQVIRFDGGTAVLLEAARELGGGYLFLTHLEEEDLTQDVLLEARPSTHGLYVGISRFGAPLVTKGVQQAVAWLVGWLEGQGLKALQRSY